In Ruminiclostridium papyrosolvens DSM 2782, the following proteins share a genomic window:
- a CDS encoding AbrB/MazE/SpoVT family DNA-binding domain-containing protein, protein MKSTGVVRKVDELGRVVLPVELRRTMTIEEKDPLEIFTEGDCIILKKYTPGCDFCGNVDENLKTFKGKNFCPACLKELKKL, encoded by the coding sequence ATGAAAAGTACAGGAGTAGTAAGGAAAGTAGATGAATTGGGAAGGGTTGTTCTGCCAGTTGAACTCAGGAGAACAATGACTATTGAAGAGAAAGACCCGTTGGAAATCTTTACAGAAGGTGATTGCATAATTCTGAAAAAGTATACTCCCGGATGCGATTTCTGCGGAAATGTTGACGAAAATTTGAAAACATTTAAGGGTAAAAATTTCTGTCCTGCTTGCTTAAAGGAGCTGAAAAAGCTGTGA
- a CDS encoding helix-turn-helix domain-containing protein: protein MKGSDKHLRKTKVDKLNALGRLRENVGLKREDVESKVKALQSAELSCSISYLCKLEKLGTDKKPSLQLALELCKMYGCKLEDIYPDLKEKLREYQAS from the coding sequence ATGAAAGGAAGTGATAAACATTTGAGGAAAACAAAGGTAGATAAGTTAAATGCTTTAGGCAGACTTCGAGAAAATGTTGGATTAAAAAGGGAGGATGTTGAATCTAAAGTAAAAGCCCTACAAAGTGCAGAATTGAGTTGTTCTATCTCTTATCTTTGCAAATTAGAAAAACTAGGAACAGACAAAAAACCTTCGTTACAGTTAGCTTTAGAGTTGTGTAAAATGTACGGTTGCAAGCTCGAGGATATATATCCAGATTTGAAAGAAAAACTTAGAGAGTATCAAGCTAGTTGA
- a CDS encoding accessory gene regulator ArgB-like protein, producing MRIIEKLSYKSANYFAKQLGLNHQQRTIRYFGFQSLYGDVVKILIMAIVSLIIKSFLATMLVAFSFAILRRNAGGFHMKTEIGCIIFTTLICVIPGTIISYFQLLSNILTIIILIIIFIFCHICLFKYAPKGSKNNMITDKDEILKFKKKSITTHRFLYIWVILFLVLNKNYISISISIGCMLEVLTILPIIQNTNRMKKTIKLY from the coding sequence ATGAGAATAATAGAGAAATTATCATATAAAAGTGCTAATTATTTTGCTAAACAGCTCGGTCTAAATCATCAACAAAGAACAATACGCTATTTCGGGTTTCAATCATTGTATGGAGATGTAGTTAAAATCTTGATTATGGCAATAGTATCTTTAATAATAAAATCATTTTTAGCAACTATGTTAGTTGCTTTTTCATTTGCTATTCTAAGAAGAAATGCAGGCGGGTTTCACATGAAAACTGAAATAGGTTGTATAATATTTACAACTTTAATTTGTGTAATTCCCGGAACCATAATCAGCTACTTTCAATTATTATCAAATATATTAACCATAATCATTTTAATAATTATATTTATTTTTTGCCATATATGCTTATTCAAATATGCTCCTAAGGGTTCTAAAAACAATATGATAACAGATAAAGATGAAATTCTAAAATTTAAAAAGAAGTCTATAACAACACATCGGTTTTTATATATATGGGTTATTTTATTTCTTGTACTAAATAAAAATTACATATCTATATCAATAAGCATTGGTTGTATGTTGGAAGTTCTTACAATTTTACCGATAATTCAAAATACAAACAGAATGAAAAAGACAATCAAACTATATTGA
- a CDS encoding Rha family transcriptional regulator: MNELSELNQMTSMEIAEVTGKQHPHVMRDIRDEIEKLVSGGIEYQSKFGLVEYKDAKGEKRPYYILTKEGVLQLAARYDAVVRAKLIELAMKHEPKPQSIEDLIIMQAQSMKDLKSQVNTLQLTTQTIKDTVISTPDKWRDDINRMLNKIVKAVGNSKYRELKTESYKLLEERAHVDLNRRLNNQRYRMKIEGAAKSAIDKVNKMDIVESDPKLREIYSAIVKEYTIKFVA; the protein is encoded by the coding sequence TTGAACGAATTATCAGAATTAAACCAAATGACTTCAATGGAAATCGCAGAGGTAACTGGGAAACAACACCCACATGTAATGAGAGATATAAGAGATGAAATCGAAAAGCTTGTATCCGGTGGGATTGAGTACCAATCCAAATTTGGATTGGTTGAATACAAAGATGCAAAAGGTGAAAAAAGACCATACTACATACTTACCAAAGAAGGAGTACTTCAATTAGCAGCCCGGTATGATGCTGTAGTCAGAGCGAAATTAATTGAACTGGCCATGAAACATGAGCCTAAACCACAATCAATAGAAGACCTGATTATAATGCAAGCTCAGTCAATGAAAGATTTGAAATCCCAAGTCAATACGTTGCAGTTAACTACTCAGACAATAAAAGATACTGTAATAAGCACACCGGATAAGTGGAGAGATGATATAAACCGTATGCTCAATAAGATTGTAAAGGCCGTTGGGAACTCGAAGTACCGGGAGTTAAAAACAGAGAGCTACAAACTACTGGAAGAACGTGCTCATGTTGATTTAAACCGCAGGCTTAACAATCAAAGATACAGGATGAAGATTGAAGGAGCTGCGAAATCAGCAATAGATAAAGTAAATAAGATGGACATTGTTGAATCAGACCCAAAGCTTCGTGAAATATATTCAGCAATTGTAAAAGAGTACACAATCAAATTTGTAGCCTGA
- a CDS encoding 6-pyruvoyl trahydropterin synthase family protein: MGKISITKEFSWDMAHMLSNHRGLCSNLHGHTYRMQVQISRKDKGVLEDTLHSDGMVMDFSDLKAIVQRKIIEPLDHAFMFWCDTNDSVERQIAELLKSSGKKVASVKYRPTAEEMAASFFDVLTQELADSDIVVDKIKIWETTTSFAEVIREV, translated from the coding sequence TTGGGTAAAATATCTATAACTAAAGAATTTTCTTGGGATATGGCGCACATGTTATCAAACCACAGAGGGTTGTGCAGTAACCTACATGGTCATACATATAGAATGCAGGTTCAAATATCGAGAAAAGATAAAGGGGTACTTGAAGATACTCTTCACTCAGATGGAATGGTAATGGACTTTTCTGACCTTAAAGCAATAGTTCAGAGAAAAATAATTGAGCCTCTTGATCATGCATTTATGTTTTGGTGTGATACGAATGATTCTGTAGAACGTCAGATAGCAGAATTATTAAAGAGCAGCGGAAAGAAAGTTGCATCAGTTAAATATAGACCTACCGCAGAGGAAATGGCAGCAAGTTTTTTTGATGTTCTTACTCAGGAATTAGCTGATAGTGATATTGTGGTTGATAAAATAAAAATATGGGAAACTACCACTAGTTTTGCTGAAGTTATCAGAGAGGTATAG
- a CDS encoding excisionase family DNA-binding protein has product MEEKNLTKERVTWDAKTASNYLGISYGFLLKLARQKEIPFIHVGRIYLFRKESLDIWLRNQETQAIQTESTQLYGKLRKVQE; this is encoded by the coding sequence ATGGAAGAAAAAAACTTAACAAAGGAACGTGTAACCTGGGATGCAAAGACTGCATCAAATTATTTAGGAATATCCTATGGATTCTTACTGAAATTGGCTAGACAAAAGGAAATACCGTTCATTCATGTCGGAAGAATATACTTGTTTCGCAAAGAATCATTGGATATATGGTTAAGAAATCAAGAAACACAGGCAATCCAAACTGAATCCACACAGCTATACGGAAAGTTAAGAAAAGTTCAAGAATAA
- a CDS encoding M23 family metallopeptidase, giving the protein MKNLKTKKLLSLVSLLLVLTTMFASTLSTFAVTVSVGDDGTANFTNAKFYILGSSNVTTYTSSSGTTVSGSIYPNDLCTVLSATGTYWKVSYPTSNGSKTAYCNKSNILNNTSYCKRISMGENTTVYTKSDMSTHFGTVYTTDTIYMLSPISSGKAQIIYPTSGGYKIGWIYAATTSSSTWRYPMDNYYCTWSSSTNLSWGNYNSNSSGRNYHVGIDIYGTSGKVYAAATGTVAAVGFNSSNGNYVVVEHRIGSSTVYSFYAHLSSYSVSKGNSVSAGQQIGVAGKTGSAATGVHLHFAIIDSLNSDGGYYGYVTSFSGNKVTYSGRTFYNPNYVISYNALP; this is encoded by the coding sequence ATGAAAAATTTAAAAACAAAAAAGCTCTTATCCCTAGTAAGTCTATTACTCGTATTGACAACTATGTTTGCGTCAACACTGAGTACGTTTGCCGTGACGGTTTCAGTTGGAGATGACGGAACTGCAAACTTTACAAACGCCAAGTTCTACATATTAGGATCATCAAATGTAACTACTTATACGTCTTCTTCAGGTACAACGGTATCTGGTTCAATATATCCGAATGACCTTTGTACAGTGCTAAGCGCAACAGGCACCTATTGGAAAGTTAGTTACCCCACATCTAATGGTTCTAAGACAGCTTATTGCAATAAATCTAATATACTTAACAATACGAGCTATTGCAAAAGAATTAGTATGGGTGAAAATACTACTGTTTACACTAAATCAGATATGAGTACCCATTTCGGTACTGTATATACAACTGATACAATTTATATGTTATCTCCAATTTCCAGTGGAAAGGCGCAAATAATTTATCCAACATCCGGCGGATATAAAATTGGCTGGATTTATGCAGCAACAACATCTTCTTCAACTTGGAGGTATCCAATGGATAATTATTACTGCACATGGAGTTCTTCGACAAACTTAAGTTGGGGTAATTATAATAGTAATAGTTCAGGACGTAACTACCATGTTGGTATTGATATATATGGCACATCAGGAAAAGTATATGCTGCCGCTACAGGCACCGTTGCTGCAGTTGGATTTAACAGTTCAAACGGAAACTATGTCGTTGTTGAACATAGAATAGGCTCCTCAACCGTTTATAGTTTTTATGCTCACCTTAGTTCATACTCAGTTTCAAAAGGTAATTCCGTTAGTGCCGGACAACAAATCGGAGTTGCTGGTAAAACCGGTTCAGCTGCTACTGGAGTTCACCTTCATTTTGCAATTATAGATTCACTTAATTCAGATGGTGGGTACTATGGTTACGTAACATCGTTTTCAGGTAACAAGGTGACATATAGTGGCCGTACATTTTACAATCCTAATTATGTAATATCCTACAATGCATTACCCTAA
- a CDS encoding radical SAM protein, whose translation MKLQDFEQRRIPIIEIFNSVSGEGISAGSVVTFVRAAGCNLRCNYCDTKYSYNELGNGIQVLKPDGIVNILESYNCKNVLCTGGEPLELNKAKRYLPLYLASKGFKVRIETNGSCPLYSKTELNDFAVDNISFLTLNYALDVKCPDSGMSNYNIYNENFELLGPEDEIKFIVGTRRDLKFAFETIKEYSNILSKTGVTINFLPVFGKLEAIEIVNMLKENNAYFEKYGLNVRLSLQIHKFIWPPEARGV comes from the coding sequence ATGAAGTTACAGGATTTTGAACAGAGACGAATACCAATTATTGAGATTTTTAACAGTGTTTCCGGTGAGGGTATATCTGCAGGTTCAGTTGTGACATTTGTAAGGGCGGCAGGCTGTAATTTGAGGTGTAATTATTGTGATACTAAGTATAGCTATAACGAGTTAGGCAATGGCATTCAAGTACTCAAGCCGGATGGAATTGTCAATATATTGGAGAGCTATAATTGCAAGAATGTATTGTGTACCGGAGGAGAGCCTCTTGAATTAAATAAAGCTAAGAGATATCTTCCCCTATATCTGGCTTCTAAAGGATTTAAGGTGCGGATTGAAACTAACGGGAGCTGCCCTTTGTATAGTAAGACCGAGTTAAATGATTTTGCAGTAGATAATATTAGCTTTTTAACACTAAACTATGCTTTAGACGTTAAATGTCCTGACTCCGGAATGTCCAACTATAATATTTATAATGAGAATTTTGAGTTATTAGGCCCAGAGGATGAAATAAAATTTATAGTTGGCACCAGGAGAGATTTAAAATTCGCATTTGAAACCATTAAGGAATATAGTAATATTCTATCTAAAACAGGTGTTACTATTAATTTTTTGCCTGTTTTTGGGAAGCTGGAAGCTATTGAAATAGTTAATATGTTAAAAGAAAATAATGCGTACTTTGAGAAATACGGATTAAATGTGAGATTGAGTCTTCAAATACACAAATTCATTTGGCCCCCTGAAGCAAGGGGGGTATAA
- a CDS encoding cyclic lactone autoinducer peptide → MDNTKKILSLIDSGVTKVAETKADNFCFLWGYQPKTPKALKKIKK, encoded by the coding sequence ATGGACAACACTAAAAAAATATTATCACTTATTGATTCAGGAGTTACTAAAGTTGCAGAAACAAAAGCAGACAATTTTTGTTTCCTTTGGGGATATCAACCTAAAACTCCAAAAGCATTAAAAAAGATTAAAAAGTAA
- a CDS encoding helix-turn-helix domain-containing protein, protein MEKFNLKPADLANELGVTPSAISKLLAEEGRYPSIENLKKLRRIFNVSIDYLLGCDIEDINDMLNTVDVTYIASAIKELRRTMNLSQKEFALYNDLKVKEIKDIEDGKSVDINTINQIANLSGVSIYKLLGQNQPYSEDNTEKNKLIKFAANLDNREFMNIAIRIKNSGIPLDNIIIARKL, encoded by the coding sequence ATGGAAAAGTTTAATTTAAAGCCAGCCGACTTAGCCAACGAATTGGGAGTTACTCCATCAGCGATAAGTAAACTATTGGCAGAAGAAGGCAGGTATCCCAGTATTGAAAATTTAAAAAAGCTAAGGAGGATTTTTAATGTTAGTATTGATTATTTGTTAGGATGTGATATTGAAGACATTAATGATATGTTAAATACAGTTGATGTAACTTATATAGCTTCAGCTATAAAAGAATTAAGACGAACCATGAATTTATCCCAGAAAGAATTTGCTTTATATAATGATTTAAAAGTAAAAGAAATTAAAGACATTGAAGACGGTAAGTCAGTAGATATAAATACAATTAACCAAATTGCTAATCTTTCTGGTGTTAGTATTTATAAATTATTAGGTCAGAATCAACCATACTCTGAAGATAACACTGAAAAAAACAAATTAATAAAATTCGCTGCAAATTTAGATAATAGAGAATTTATGAATATTGCAATAAGAATAAAAAACTCTGGAATACCATTGGATAATATAATTATTGCAAGAAAACTTTAA